The Oreochromis niloticus isolate F11D_XX linkage group LG13, O_niloticus_UMD_NMBU, whole genome shotgun sequence genome has a window encoding:
- the LOC106097796 gene encoding zinc finger MYM-type protein 1 — translation MTTVSLIRSHTFWSIYLLISASIMPRKERLRKEKERDLQQAAQGSSSLLSWMKAKENEDESQSQQGSSSMPSTSIAEEGDIETDEAATNAATGSVRPTDTDVVLSEDHNEEEQIDHIMSKLAALQYPTDPTHIHTFKIKRNDRYVSMCCNVGPCQPDIPYPKTEGRSFQKQWFSANVWLEYSPTANSMHCFSCRLFLSDEKYKSRTAWTTDGIRKWSTALEKIKQHSSAEMHMTSMVRWINFQKKALQSAFDVSDVKGVEVRERERQTNKEILTRLIDLTVYLARQGQAFRGHDESESSDNRGNFRELVNVFSRYDSVLKMHLEKIATVKATKTRPQVSLLSNRSQNDIIAALGTYIRKEIQREIKEAEMYSILLDETSDVSHKEQVSFVVRYFHHMQIKERFIEVCNVDTTTGQELENTVFLLLQKNGLEMKNMYGQGYDGAANMSGMYKGLQARIRAHNEKALYVHCKAHCLNLVLVEASKSSKHFVTFFNLVEKLYAFCSGSPKRHAALVKFQESLFPGQRVMELQQLSDTR, via the exons ATGACCACAGTCAGTCTTATTCGTTCTCATACATTTTGGTCTATTTATTTACTAATTTCAGCAAGCATAATGCCTAGGAAAGAGAGGCtgagaaaggagaaagaaagggatCTACAACAGGCAGCCCAGGGAAGCAGTTCTCTGCTCTCCTGGatgaaagcaaaggaaaatgaAGATGAAAG TCAGTCACAGCAGGGAAGCAGCTCTATGCCATCTACCAGCATAGCAGAAGAGGGAGATATAGAAACAGATGAAGCCGCGACCAATGCAGCAACAGGTTCAGTTAGGCCTACAGACACTGATGTAGTGCTCTCTGAAGACCACAATGAGGAAGAACAGATCGATCACATAATGTCAAAGTTAGCAGCTTTACAATACCCAACAGATCCAACACACATccatacatttaaaataaagcgCAATGACAGATACGTTTCAATGTGCTGCAATGTGGGCCCATGTCAGCCTGATATACCTTACCCAAAAACTGAGGGTAGATCATTCCAGAAACAGTggttttctgctaatgtgtggcTGGAATACTCACCCACTGCTAATTCAATGCATTGTTTTAGTTGTCGGCTTTTCCTCTCggatgaaaaatataaaagcagAACAGCCTGGACAACTGATGGCATCAGAAAGTGGAGTACTGCTCTtgaaaaaatcaaacaacacTCCAGCGCAGAGATGCACATGACAAGCATGGTTAGATGGATCAATTTCCAGAAAAAGGCCCTTCAGTCTGCATTTGATGTTTCAGACGTAAAAGGGGTGGAAGTtagagagcgagagaggcagACAAACAAAGAAATCCTGACAAGATTAATTGACCTAACAGTGTATCTTGCACGTCAGGGACAAGCATTCCGAGGTCATGATGAGAGTGAGTCCAGTGATAACCGTGGCAATTTTCGTGAATTAGTCAATGTATTTTCCCGCTACGATAGTGTGCTGAAAATGCATTTGGAAAAAATTGCCACAGTTAAAGCCACCAAGACAAGGCCCCAGGTGTCACTGCTTTCCAACAGAAGTCAAAATGACATCATTGCAGCACTAGGAACTTACATCAGGAAGGAGATACAACGTGAAATAAAAGAGGCTGAAATGTATTCCATTCTACTTGATGAAACCTCTGATGTTTCACACAAAGAGCAAGTGTCATTTGTTGTGCGATATTTTCATCATATGCAAATAAAGGAGAGATTCATCGAAGTGTGCAATGTTGATACAACTACAGGCCAGGAGCTGGAGAACACAGTGTTCTTGCTTCTGCAAAAGAATGGCCTAGAGATGAAGAACATGTATGGTCAAGGCTATGATGGAGCAGCCAACATGAGTGGCATGTATAAAGGTCTCCAAGCTAGAATCCGTGCACACAATGAGAAGGCCCTCTATGTGCACTGCAAAGCCCATTGCCTCAATTTGGTACTAGTGGAGGCATCAAAGTCCAGCAAgcattttgtgacatttttcaaCTTGGTGGAGAAATTGTATGCCTTTTGCTCAGGCTCCCCAAAGCGTCATGCTGCCTTGGTCAAATTTCAGGAGTCTCTCTTTCCTGGACAACGTGTTATGGagctccagcagctgtcagataCTCGATAG